A stretch of Candidatus Sphingomonas phytovorans DNA encodes these proteins:
- a CDS encoding SMP-30/gluconolactonase/LRE family protein, translating to MPAGAEMVAGAARRVCGVGATLGEGPVWVARENALWFVDIKEKLIYRFDPATGDLKHWSAPSQVGWVLPERGGGFVVGLQRGVERFDPASGVFTALVAPEAHLPGNRLNDATTDARGRILFGSMDDSEGDPTGRLYALDSTGVADTGLPPVSITNGPAVSPDGRTLYHTDTLGRIIHAVEVNDDGTLGTMRVFATIEDRAGYPDGPVVDSEGCLWTGLFLGWGVRRYAPDGTLLETVRLPVSNVTKIAFGGPNLMTAFVTTARKGLDAAALAGQPEAGDLFAFDVDVPGLPVTEAAIPAR from the coding sequence CGGGCGCGGCGCGCCGGGTCTGTGGCGTCGGGGCGACGCTGGGCGAAGGACCCGTCTGGGTCGCGCGCGAGAACGCGCTGTGGTTCGTCGATATCAAGGAGAAGCTGATCTACCGCTTCGATCCGGCGACCGGCGATCTGAAGCATTGGAGCGCGCCCTCGCAGGTCGGCTGGGTGCTGCCCGAACGCGGCGGCGGCTTCGTCGTCGGCCTGCAGCGCGGGGTCGAGCGCTTCGACCCTGCGAGCGGCGTCTTCACCGCGCTGGTCGCCCCTGAGGCGCATCTGCCCGGCAACCGGCTGAACGATGCCACCACCGACGCGCGCGGGCGGATCCTGTTCGGCTCGATGGACGACAGCGAGGGCGATCCGACCGGCCGTCTCTACGCGCTCGATTCGACCGGGGTTGCGGATACCGGCCTGCCGCCGGTGTCGATCACCAACGGCCCGGCCGTCTCGCCCGACGGCAGGACGCTCTATCATACCGATACGCTCGGCAGGATCATCCACGCGGTCGAGGTCAATGACGACGGCACGCTCGGCACGATGCGCGTGTTCGCGACGATCGAGGACCGTGCCGGTTATCCCGACGGCCCGGTGGTCGATAGCGAGGGCTGTCTCTGGACCGGCCTGTTCCTCGGCTGGGGCGTGCGCCGCTACGCGCCGGACGGAACTTTGCTCGAAACGGTCAGGCTCCCGGTGTCCAACGTCACCAAGATCGCGTTCGGCGGACCCAATCTGATGACAGCGTTTGTCACAACGGCGCGCAAAGGGCTGGACGCGGCCGCGCTGGCGGGGCAGCCTGAGGCCGGGGACCTGTTCGCGTTCGATGTCGACGTGCCGGGCTTGCCCGTGACAGAGGCGGCGATACCGGCCCGCTAG
- the soxR gene encoding redox-sensitive transcriptional activator SoxR, translated as MPVNVTIPLSVGDVARRCGVTIATVHFYEAKGLIHGWRSGGNQRRYARDVLRRVAIIKIAQRAGITLQAIKAGLDALPSDRTLTARDWARLSTRWRDMLTERIGSLVQLRDQLDGCIGCGCLSMADCPLRNPDDRLHASGSGAVLLEAAKD; from the coding sequence GGTCAACGTAACGATTCCCCTCTCCGTCGGGGATGTCGCGCGCCGGTGCGGTGTGACGATCGCGACGGTCCATTTCTACGAAGCGAAGGGGCTGATCCACGGATGGCGGAGCGGCGGCAACCAGCGTCGCTATGCCCGCGACGTCCTGCGTCGCGTCGCGATCATCAAGATCGCGCAACGGGCCGGGATCACCCTTCAGGCCATCAAGGCCGGGCTTGATGCGCTTCCCTCCGATCGGACGCTGACCGCGCGCGATTGGGCACGGCTGTCGACACGCTGGCGGGACATGCTCACTGAACGGATCGGGAGCCTCGTCCAGCTGCGTGACCAGCTCGACGGCTGCATCGGCTGCGGTTGTCTTTCAATGGCTGACTGCCCGTTGCGGAATCCCGACGACCGGCTGCACGCGTCGGGAAGCGGCGCCGTCCTGCTCGAAGCAGCAAAGGACTGA
- a CDS encoding aldose 1-epimerase, whose product MIELSGAGWALTLLPALGGAIGALRHKGIDILRPTADGATDPLQSACFPLVPYANRIAGGRFSFGGRHVALPLNFGDHPNTLHGFGWQRAWDVVEAGADRARLAHVHDGGGGWPWRYRAEQEFELGENGLRVTLTLANAAREPMPAGIGLHPYFAIHAGTRLSLDAARVWLTDDDQIPSEAVAAGHFGDWAAGASISDAGFIDHSYEGWDGLATLDQGDRIVSLTAKGARDLHLFHPEGESFCCLEPVSHLPDAFNRPDAVFDLLPPGGSLVLTIRIAVEQN is encoded by the coding sequence ATGATCGAGCTTTCGGGCGCGGGGTGGGCGCTGACTCTCCTCCCCGCGCTCGGCGGCGCGATCGGCGCGCTGCGCCACAAGGGTATCGACATTCTGCGTCCCACGGCTGACGGCGCCACCGACCCGCTACAAAGCGCCTGTTTCCCGCTCGTCCCCTATGCCAATCGCATTGCGGGCGGGCGGTTCAGCTTCGGCGGGCGCCACGTCGCGCTGCCGCTCAATTTCGGGGATCATCCCAACACGCTGCACGGCTTCGGCTGGCAACGCGCCTGGGACGTGGTGGAAGCGGGCGCGGACCGGGCGCGGCTCGCCCATGTCCATGACGGTGGCGGCGGCTGGCCATGGCGCTATCGCGCAGAGCAGGAGTTCGAGCTTGGCGAGAACGGGCTGCGCGTGACGCTGACCCTCGCCAACGCCGCCCGCGAGCCGATGCCCGCCGGCATTGGTCTCCATCCCTATTTCGCCATTCACGCCGGGACCCGGCTGAGCCTTGACGCGGCGCGGGTGTGGCTGACCGACGACGACCAGATCCCGAGCGAGGCGGTCGCCGCCGGCCATTTCGGCGACTGGGCGGCCGGCGCCTCCATCTCCGACGCCGGGTTCATCGATCACAGCTACGAAGGATGGGACGGTCTCGCCACGCTCGACCAGGGCGATCGCATCGTCAGCCTGACCGCCAAGGGCGCGCGCGACCTTCATCTCTTCCATCCGGAAGGCGAGAGCTTCTGCTGCCTTGAGCCGGTCAGCCATCTGCCCGATGCGTTCAATCGGCCGGATGCGGTGTTCGATCTGCTGCCGCCGGGGGGCTCGCTGGTGCTGACGATCCGGATCGCGGTCGAGCAGAATTGA
- a CDS encoding sugar porter family MFS transporter, which yields MATPSAGRVNMAFIALIVAVATIGGFMFGYDSGVINGTQAGLEKAFDLSKLGTGLNVGAILLGCAAGAFIAGRLADVIGRRSVMMIAAVLFVFSALGAGAADSSVVFILARIIGGLGVGAASVLAPVYISEVVPANIRGRLSSVQQVMIITGLTGAFFANYALAHSAGGSTQNLWFDYPAWRWMFWLQVIPAVIYLLTLLLIPESPRYLAMKGRDAEAEVVLTKLFGADAARAKVAEIRASLAADHHRPKFADLLDANGKVRPIVWAGIGLAVFQQFVGINIVFYYGSVLWQQVGFSENDSLIINIISGLVSIAACLVTIFTVDKIGRKPLLLIGSVGMAVTLALMAYAFSTATVGAHGPEMSPMIGKIALASALAYSALFNLSWGPIMWVMLGEMFPNQIRGSGLAVSGLAQWGANFLISVSFPWMAANIGLPVTYGFYAASAFVSFFFVKALVNETRGRELEDMEG from the coding sequence ATGGCAACACCAAGCGCGGGGCGGGTCAATATGGCCTTTATCGCGCTGATCGTCGCGGTTGCGACGATCGGCGGATTCATGTTCGGCTATGACAGCGGCGTGATCAACGGCACGCAGGCTGGCCTCGAAAAGGCTTTCGACCTGTCGAAGCTCGGCACTGGCCTGAATGTCGGGGCGATCCTGCTTGGGTGTGCCGCCGGCGCCTTTATCGCGGGCCGCCTCGCTGATGTCATCGGCCGTCGCTCGGTGATGATGATCGCGGCCGTCCTGTTCGTCTTCAGCGCGCTCGGTGCCGGCGCCGCTGACTCCTCGGTCGTGTTCATCCTTGCCCGGATCATCGGGGGCCTCGGCGTCGGCGCGGCCAGCGTGCTCGCGCCCGTCTATATCAGCGAGGTCGTGCCCGCGAACATCCGCGGCCGGCTGTCGAGCGTCCAGCAGGTGATGATCATCACCGGCCTGACCGGCGCTTTCTTCGCCAATTATGCGCTCGCCCACAGCGCGGGCGGATCGACCCAGAATCTGTGGTTCGACTATCCGGCGTGGCGCTGGATGTTCTGGCTGCAGGTCATCCCCGCGGTGATCTATCTCCTGACCCTGCTGCTCATTCCGGAAAGCCCGCGCTATCTGGCGATGAAGGGTCGCGATGCCGAAGCCGAAGTGGTGCTGACGAAGCTGTTCGGCGCCGACGCCGCTCGTGCGAAGGTCGCCGAGATCCGCGCGAGCCTCGCCGCCGATCATCACCGGCCGAAATTCGCGGACCTGCTCGATGCGAACGGCAAGGTCCGCCCGATCGTCTGGGCCGGCATCGGTCTCGCCGTGTTCCAGCAGTTCGTCGGCATCAACATCGTCTTCTATTACGGGTCGGTGCTGTGGCAGCAGGTCGGCTTCAGCGAGAATGACTCGTTGATCATCAACATCATCTCGGGCCTGGTCTCGATCGCTGCCTGCCTGGTGACGATCTTCACCGTCGACAAGATCGGCCGCAAGCCGTTGCTGTTGATCGGCTCGGTCGGCATGGCCGTGACACTCGCCCTGATGGCCTATGCCTTCTCGACCGCGACGGTGGGCGCGCACGGGCCGGAAATGTCGCCGATGATCGGCAAGATCGCCCTCGCCAGCGCGCTCGCTTATTCGGCCCTGTTCAACCTCAGCTGGGGCCCGATCATGTGGGTCATGCTCGGCGAGATGTTCCCGAACCAGATCCGCGGCTCGGGCCTCGCCGTATCGGGCCTCGCGCAATGGGGCGCGAACTTCCTGATCAGCGTCAGCTTCCCCTGGATGGCGGCGAATATCGGCCTGCCGGTCACCTATGGCTTCTACGCCGCGAGCGCATTCGTCTCCTTCTTCTTCGTCAAGGCATTGGTGAACGAGACGCGCGGCCGCGAACTCGAGGATATGGAAGGCTGA